The Granulicella sp. 5B5 nucleotide sequence CCGGCAACAGGCAGCAAGGCTGCGCCGGAGACCGATGTACCCAAAACTTTGAGCCAACGCTTGAGAGTGCAATTGACTGGATCGCTTCGAGAGATACACCGTTCGCAGACGCTGGGCGTCGCGACGCGGTTGCTCCTTTGTCGCGAAACCGTCTCAGGCACCCAATTGCAAGGGGAAACCACAGCACCATGTCAGAGCAGAATGCAGTAGAGACGCCGTCGTACAACGCGGCGGAGGATTTTGACGGAGCCAGTTACGGCGACGGAGACTACAACAACGCGGAGTTCGACTCCGGCGATAGCGACGGCCCGCCTGCCCCAGGCACTGGGCAGAGCAAGAGCAGCCGCCGCCGTCGGCGCAAGCGCAAGAACAAGCTCGCCGGAGACAGCGCTCCCGCAGCCGATGGCGCATCGGCCGCCGCACCCGTTGTGATGGAAGGCGAGAGCCTAGCCCTGGCTGCCTCCGCTGCACCTCAGAGCAACAATCAGGCCAGCAATCCGACCAACAATCAGCCCCGCAAGCAGGCCAACAACCAGCAGGGACAGCAGAACGGCCAACCGCAGGGACAGGGCGGCAAGCGCTGGAAGAAGAAGTTCCGTGACCGGGAGCGTCGTCCCGGCGGCGGCGGTGGCCGCAACGAGAACCCTGGCAACGACTTCCGCGCCGACAACAACAACGGCAGCAATGGCAGCGGCTACAACGGCGGCTATCGCCAGAACTCGCTGCCCGACAACTTCGGCAACCAGATCAACGGCTTCAAGCGCAAGAACAAGGGCGGCCAGCAGAAGGACCGCGGCTTCGTGGGCCCCATGGATCACAGCTACCGCGATGCCTCGGCTGACTTCAACGGCGCGCCTCCGTCGACGATCCAGCTGCACGGCAGCGGCCGTCGCGGCGGGCACCGCCACCACGGCGACTCGCAGCCAATCGACCACTCCATGCCGCGCCCTGTACCCATCCCTGAAGGCGCGCAGACCCACATCTACTTCTTCATCGAAGAGCTCTTCTTCCAGGCAAAAATTCAGGAGACCGCGAAGAAACTCGGCGTGAAGGTGGCCTTCATCAAGAACGACAAGGACGCCGTCGCCGAGCTCATCGACAGCGAAGAGAACAGGCCCGCGCTCATCGTCTTCGACCTGAACAACGCGAACGCCAAGCCCATGACGCTGATCCCGAAGCTCAAGTCCAAGCTGAAGAAGTCGGCCTCCATTATCGGCTTCCTCTCGCACCTGCAGGGAGACCTGAAGGCCAAGGCCACCGAAGCCGGTTGCGACGTCGTGATGCCCCGCGCCGCCTTCAGCCAAAACCTCCCCAACCTCCTGCGCCGCTACGGCGTGGAGGAGGCGGAAGAGATCAACTACAACTACTAGTGCGTCTCGTCACAAACCAGAGAGCGCCTGTTCGGTCATCGAATAGGCGCTCTTTCTCTTCGGGCCCTCTCTCTGCATCCAAACAAGTGAGGTACGAAACCATGCCAACCACTCATCACTCCGCCGCCGCTGAACGCCATCTGCAGGCGGCCCACGCTCACGAGGCCGCTGCCGCTTCGCACAACATGAACGACCATTTGCGCGCACATGAGCAATCGAAGCTCGCCTACGAGCACTCGATCGAGGCCCATCGGCAGACCGAGCACATCGCAGAAGAAGAGGCTAAGGCAGCCGCTAAGAAGTAGCGAACTGCAACACAAAGGGAGCGGCGATGCATTCGCCGCTCCCTTTTATGTTGCACTCAGCTCAGGCGCCAAAAACCTCGTGGTCCATGTAAGCGTTGCGGAACTTCCCTTGCGGGTCGTACTCCTTCACCATGGCTTTGAAGGCGCCAAGCTTCGGGTACTCCGCATCGAGCGTCGCAGGCGGCATCGTATACACCTTCGCCCAGTGTGGCCGCGGATGGAACGGCGCGAGCTTCGCTTCGATCAGTGGCAGCACCGCATGCACCGCGTCCGGCTCAGGCTTCCACGTAAAGTGGATCGCCATGGATTCGCGCCCATGCGCCATGCTGAGCCAAAGGTCATCGGCGGCAATTGTGCGCAGCTCTGTGATGAACAGGTGCGGCGAGATGTGATCGCGCAGCTCCTCTACCGCGCGGATCGCCGCGTATCCATGCTCGCGCCCCACGAAGTATTCGGTCTGGATCTCGCGCCCGCTTGACGGCGTGAAGTTCATGCGGAAGTGCGGCATCCGCTCATACCACGGCCCCGGGATGCCCATTTGCTCCGTGCACGGCTCCGCGTCATGGCCCGGCACAGGATGCAGCTTCTTGGTCTGCACCGTCGCACCGTAGAACTCCTTCGGCAGCGTCGCCGGATCATCCGGATGCACGCGGCTCTTGATCCACACCTGCCCGATGCGATGGTGCTGCCAGTCGGTGAACAGGCTCGTGCTGTAGCCACTCGCAAAGATCGCGTCGAGGTTGTGCTCCAGCTGGTCCATCGACAGGTTCTCGTACACCACCTGCCGCATCTGGAACGTCGGCTCCACGCGCAGCGTCACCTTCGTCGCCACGCCCAGCGCGCCCAGGTTCACCACCGCGCCGAGAAACCTGTCGCCATCCCTCTCGTGCGACAGCGTCACCACCTTGCCGTCGGCCGTCACCATCTCCAGCCCCACCATCGCCGTTGAAAGGTTCCCATTGCGCGGCCCTGACCCATGCGTCGCCGTCGCGCACGCGCCCATCACCGAGATGTGCGGCAGCGACGCCAGGTTGTGCAGCGCATACCCCTGCGCATCGAGCCACGGAGCCAGCTTGCCATACGTCACACCCGCGCCCACGGTCACCGTCTTCGCGGCCTTATCCAC carries:
- a CDS encoding response regulator yields the protein MSEQNAVETPSYNAAEDFDGASYGDGDYNNAEFDSGDSDGPPAPGTGQSKSSRRRRRKRKNKLAGDSAPAADGASAAAPVVMEGESLALAASAAPQSNNQASNPTNNQPRKQANNQQGQQNGQPQGQGGKRWKKKFRDRERRPGGGGGRNENPGNDFRADNNNGSNGSGYNGGYRQNSLPDNFGNQINGFKRKNKGGQQKDRGFVGPMDHSYRDASADFNGAPPSTIQLHGSGRRGGHRHHGDSQPIDHSMPRPVPIPEGAQTHIYFFIEELFFQAKIQETAKKLGVKVAFIKNDKDAVAELIDSEENRPALIVFDLNNANAKPMTLIPKLKSKLKKSASIIGFLSHLQGDLKAKATEAGCDVVMPRAAFSQNLPNLLRRYGVEEAEEINYNY
- a CDS encoding FAD-binding protein, whose translation is MNKREFLKTTGAFLASSLVGDLAFAQGSAEPRTNWAGNYTFHAKELLEPKTVEEVQHAVMSHAKLRALGSRHSFNGIADSYDAQISVKALDTMTVDKAAKTVTVGAGVTYGKLAPWLDAQGYALHNLASLPHISVMGACATATHGSGPRNGNLSTAMVGLEMVTADGKVVTLSHERDGDRFLGAVVNLGALGVATKVTLRVEPTFQMRQVVYENLSMDQLEHNLDAIFASGYSTSLFTDWQHHRIGQVWIKSRVHPDDPATLPKEFYGATVQTKKLHPVPGHDAEPCTEQMGIPGPWYERMPHFRMNFTPSSGREIQTEYFVGREHGYAAIRAVEELRDHISPHLFITELRTIAADDLWLSMAHGRESMAIHFTWKPEPDAVHAVLPLIEAKLAPFHPRPHWAKVYTMPPATLDAEYPKLGAFKAMVKEYDPQGKFRNAYMDHEVFGA